From Nicotiana tabacum cultivar K326 chromosome 22, ASM71507v2, whole genome shotgun sequence, one genomic window encodes:
- the LOC142176221 gene encoding secreted RxLR effector protein 161-like: MGKLNFFLDLQVKKTPKGTIIRQQNYIKKLLKIFNMETSKTIDTPIATATCLDMDELGSPESHLKAAKRILRYLKGMQDLVLYYPSGDNFDLIGYVDADYARYMVDRKSTSGMALFLGSYLISWGTRKQKSVALSTVEAEYVAATSCYAQLLWIKQ; the protein is encoded by the exons atggggaaactgaattttttcttagATTTACAAGTGAAGAAAACTCCCAAGGGGACAATAATAAGACAACAGAACTACATCAAGAAGCTGTTAAAGATATTTAATATGGAGACATCAAAAACCATTGACACTCCCATCGCCACAGCTACCTGTCTAGACATGGATGAACTCGGTTCCCCT gaatctcatctgaaagcTGCCAAGAGAATCCTAAGATATCTCAAAGGGATgcaggacctggttctctactatccctcagGAGATAACTTTGACTTAATAGGGTATGTTGATGCTGACTATGCTAGGTATAtggtggataggaaaagcacttcTGGCATGGCACTTTTTCTAGGTTCATATCTGATTTCATGGGGTACTAGAAAACAAAAATCAGTGGCCCTCTCTACCGTAGAAGCTGAATATGTGGCTGCTACATCTTGTTATGCTCAACTATTATGGATTAAACAGTAG